The following are encoded together in the Labeo rohita strain BAU-BD-2019 chromosome 17, IGBB_LRoh.1.0, whole genome shotgun sequence genome:
- the dio3a gene encoding iodothyronine deiodinase 3a → MNTAKALKNALACLVILPRFLVAAFMLWCLDFLCVRKRVLFRLRDDEDDDEEEEDEDPPLCISDNNRMFSWESLKAVFHGHKLDWMKSARLGHDAPNSQVVPLADPKRKRVLDFASAQRPLVLNFGSCSUPPFMKRLKAFQRLVLQYADISDALVIYIEEAHPSDGWISSDAPYQIRQHRSLEERLSAARLMAREAPGCAIVADSMENSSNSAYGAYFDRLYIVQDGKVVYQGGRGPEGYRISELRHWLDQYRKRLRDAVIRV, encoded by the coding sequence ATGAATACGGCGAAGGCGCTGAAGAACGCGCTCGCGTGTTTGGTCATTCTGCCGCGTTTCCTCGTCGCCGCGTTCATGCTGTGGTGTCTTGATTTTCTGTGCGTGCGGAAGAGAGTTCTGTTCCGTCTGAGGGACGATGAGGACGACgacgaggaggaggaggacgagGACCCTCCGCTGTGCATCTCCGACAACAACCGCATGTTCAGCTGGGAGTCGCTCAAGGCGGTTTTCCACGGACACAAGCTGGACTGGATGAAGTCGGCGCGCCTCGGCCACGACGCGCCCAACAGCCAAGTGGTTCCGCTGGCGGATCCGAAGCGCAAACGCGTGCTGGACTTCGCGAGCGCCCAGAGGCCGCTGGTGCTGAATTTCGGCAGCTGCAGCTGACCGCCGTTCATGAAGCGTCTCAAGGCGTTCCAGCGGCTCGTGCTCCAGTACGCGGACATCTCCGACGCGCTGGTGATCTACATCGAGGAGGCGCATCCGTCCGACGGCTGGATCAGCTCCGACGCGCCGTATCAGATCCGCCAGCACCGGAGTCTGGAGGAGAGACTGAGCGCCGCGCGGCTGATGGCGCGGGAGGCGCCGGGCTGCGCGATAGTGGCCGACAGCATGGAGAACTCGTCCAACAGCGCGTACGGAGCTTATTTCGACAGACTTTACATCGTCCAGGACGGGAAGGTGGTCTACCAGGGCGGCAGGGGGCCGGAGGGCTACCGGATCTCCGAGCTCCGACACTGGCTGGATCAGTACCGCAAGCGGCTGCGCGACGCCGTCATTCGCGTGTAA